Proteins encoded within one genomic window of Couchioplanes caeruleus:
- a CDS encoding RelA/SpoT family protein, protein MDVDAGHGAALGRALPAAPLSQRLRSFLSFQGNDDDPVTTLTRTHRAIHPSADAGVLRRSYAVAENMHRGQFRKSGDPYITHPLAVAQICAELGMDTTTLVAALLHDTVEDTSYTLETLHGDFGPEVTHLVDGVTKFDKAFYGKVAEAETIRKMIIAAGKDVRVLVIKLADRLHNMRTLDARSPASRARIATATLDVLVPLCDRLGIQALKRDLDDVVLYHLEPESFSRIDEHVKNRPGWDEYLAGVSAQARTALRRQRVSADVKARPRHYYSIWKDTVAGGHTVPFDLPRIAVVVDGPETDCYAALGAIHGKWRPVAGRFKDFIASPKNNLYRSLHTTVTGPEGRLVEVLIRTVSMHRCAEYGVATGYRYPKSDSETAPGTDQLTWLKRVLDWEQDTTDAGQFLASLRCDLAEAQITVFAKGRTVELPAGSTPVDLAYELNPDQGDQTLAATVNGRLAPLSSQLRDGDVVEIFSETDGHTDAGPGTGVRGPRKEWLGFVKSTQAQMQINRYFAEENAPGISIADKVRLGRATIGLTLRKHDRGLASEVPLRRLADELGYPDLETMLVAVTERNLEPDQVVEQLIALVDHPD, encoded by the coding sequence GTGGACGTCGACGCCGGCCACGGCGCCGCGCTTGGACGTGCCCTGCCGGCAGCACCGCTGTCCCAGCGGCTGCGATCGTTCCTGAGCTTTCAGGGCAATGACGACGATCCGGTCACCACCCTGACCCGCACCCACCGCGCCATCCACCCGTCGGCCGACGCCGGCGTCCTGCGCCGCAGCTACGCCGTCGCGGAGAACATGCACCGCGGCCAGTTCCGCAAGAGCGGCGACCCGTACATCACCCACCCGCTCGCGGTCGCGCAGATCTGCGCCGAGCTCGGCATGGACACGACGACGCTGGTCGCGGCCCTGCTGCACGACACGGTCGAGGACACCAGCTACACGCTCGAGACGCTGCACGGCGACTTCGGCCCCGAGGTGACCCACCTGGTCGACGGCGTGACCAAGTTCGACAAGGCGTTCTACGGCAAGGTGGCCGAGGCCGAGACCATCCGCAAGATGATCATCGCAGCGGGCAAGGACGTCCGGGTCCTGGTGATCAAGCTGGCCGACCGGCTGCACAACATGCGCACCCTGGACGCCCGCTCCCCCGCCTCCCGGGCGCGCATCGCGACGGCCACGCTGGACGTGCTCGTGCCCCTCTGCGACCGCCTCGGCATCCAGGCCCTCAAGCGCGACCTCGACGACGTGGTGCTCTACCACCTCGAGCCGGAGTCGTTCTCCCGCATCGACGAGCACGTCAAGAACCGTCCGGGCTGGGACGAATACCTCGCCGGCGTCTCCGCCCAGGCCCGCACGGCCCTGCGCCGCCAGCGGGTCAGCGCCGACGTGAAGGCGCGCCCGCGGCACTACTACTCGATCTGGAAGGACACGGTCGCGGGCGGGCACACCGTGCCGTTCGACCTGCCCCGCATCGCCGTCGTGGTCGACGGGCCGGAGACCGACTGTTACGCCGCCCTCGGCGCGATCCACGGCAAGTGGCGCCCCGTGGCCGGTCGCTTCAAGGACTTCATCGCCTCACCCAAGAACAATCTCTACCGCTCCCTGCACACCACGGTCACCGGCCCCGAGGGACGCCTGGTGGAGGTGCTGATCCGTACGGTCTCGATGCACCGCTGCGCGGAGTACGGCGTGGCCACCGGCTACCGCTATCCGAAGTCGGATTCCGAGACCGCCCCCGGCACCGACCAGCTCACCTGGCTCAAACGGGTCCTCGACTGGGAGCAGGACACCACCGACGCGGGACAGTTCCTCGCCTCGCTGCGCTGCGACCTCGCCGAGGCGCAGATCACGGTCTTCGCCAAGGGCCGCACCGTCGAGCTGCCGGCGGGCTCCACCCCGGTCGACCTCGCGTACGAACTGAACCCGGACCAGGGCGACCAGACGCTCGCCGCGACGGTCAACGGCCGCCTGGCCCCCCTCAGCTCGCAGCTCCGCGACGGCGACGTCGTGGAGATTTTTTCTGAGACGGACGGCCACACCGACGCCGGTCCGGGCACCGGCGTGCGCGGCCCCCGCAAGGAGTGGCTCGGCTTCGTCAAATCCACGCAGGCCCAGATGCAGATCAACCGCTACTTCGCGGAAGAGAACGCTCCGGGCATCAGCATCGCCGACAAGGTCCGCCTCGGCCGCGCGACCATCGGCCTGACCCTGCGAAAACACGACCGCGGCCTGGCCAGCGAGGTCCCGCTGCGCCGGCTCGCGGACGAACTGGGCTACCCCGACCTGGAAACCATGCTGGTAGCGGTCACCGAGCGCAACCTGGAACCGGATCAGGTCGTCGAGCAACTCATCGCGCTGGTGGACCACCCGGACTGA
- a CDS encoding NYN domain-containing protein, translated as MSAPHEYADRPSEEEAASLGAPEDDPAGRRGPGAADDDHSPAAAGAGDDRAPAASGAGDDLRAEGGDGDAFEEDAGLPEPVLPEPVRQRITTLTAAALPGMPADEIPVALRRVARFAPNRRARLGGAALAAQLAADPLFRQRIGVRVVTENGDLAAAVAAGMAPAAADPVEVAALAYLARPAGWRDLVTAAGESVRAEADSAAVAHQIREAEQRAARAEHDRAVAKVEADKLRDELARVREELGQLREEARSAARALRETQAAHKRATDLLATEKGRTAKVAADHDAEVRRLRTRLAEAEAAAASGKQSAKDARAADDARLWLLLETIGQAASGLRRELALGPADKLPADFVADAAADRPGAAERSRPRAQDTDDPGRLDQLLALPRAHLIVDGYNVTKRGFAEMSLEHQRKRLITGLGGIAAQTGDEVTVVFDGAERVHGLPPAPRGVRVLFSRKGDTADELIRQLVRAEPAGRPLVVISSDREVADGVRRHGAYPMGADSLLRRLARS; from the coding sequence ATGTCCGCGCCGCACGAGTACGCCGACCGTCCCTCCGAGGAGGAGGCGGCGTCCCTCGGTGCGCCGGAGGACGACCCGGCCGGCCGGCGCGGCCCCGGCGCGGCAGATGACGATCACTCCCCGGCTGCCGCGGGCGCCGGGGATGATCGGGCCCCGGCTGCCTCGGGCGCCGGGGATGATCTTCGCGCTGAGGGTGGGGACGGCGATGCGTTCGAGGAGGATGCCGGCCTGCCGGAGCCGGTGTTGCCCGAGCCGGTGCGTCAGCGGATCACCACGCTGACGGCCGCCGCCCTGCCCGGCATGCCCGCCGACGAGATTCCCGTCGCGTTGCGGAGGGTGGCCCGGTTCGCCCCGAATCGTCGGGCCCGGCTGGGTGGTGCCGCGCTCGCCGCCCAGCTCGCCGCCGATCCGTTGTTCCGCCAGCGCATCGGCGTCCGGGTGGTCACCGAGAACGGAGACCTGGCCGCCGCCGTCGCGGCCGGGATGGCGCCCGCTGCGGCCGACCCCGTCGAGGTCGCCGCCCTCGCCTATCTGGCCCGGCCCGCAGGCTGGCGCGACCTGGTCACCGCGGCCGGGGAGTCGGTGCGCGCCGAGGCGGACAGCGCGGCCGTGGCCCACCAGATCCGCGAGGCCGAGCAGCGTGCCGCCCGGGCCGAGCACGACCGTGCCGTCGCCAAGGTCGAGGCGGACAAGCTCCGCGACGAGCTCGCCCGGGTGCGCGAGGAGCTGGGCCAGCTCCGCGAGGAGGCCCGGAGCGCGGCCCGGGCGCTGCGCGAGACGCAGGCGGCCCACAAACGGGCCACCGATCTGCTGGCCACCGAGAAGGGACGCACGGCCAAGGTGGCCGCCGACCACGATGCGGAGGTACGGCGGCTGCGCACGCGCCTGGCGGAGGCGGAGGCCGCGGCCGCCTCGGGTAAGCAGAGCGCCAAGGACGCCCGGGCCGCGGACGACGCCCGCCTCTGGCTGCTGCTGGAGACGATCGGGCAGGCCGCCTCCGGCCTGCGCCGCGAGCTTGCCCTCGGGCCCGCCGACAAGCTGCCCGCCGACTTCGTGGCGGACGCCGCGGCCGACCGGCCGGGCGCCGCGGAACGGTCGCGCCCCCGCGCCCAGGACACCGACGACCCGGGCCGCCTGGACCAGTTGCTGGCGCTGCCCCGCGCCCACCTGATCGTCGACGGCTACAACGTCACCAAGCGCGGATTCGCCGAGATGTCCCTGGAGCACCAGCGCAAACGGCTGATCACCGGGCTCGGCGGCATCGCCGCGCAGACCGGGGACGAGGTCACGGTCGTCTTCGACGGGGCGGAACGCGTCCACGGGCTGCCACCCGCGCCCCGCGGCGTACGCGTGCTCTTCTCCCGCAAGGGCGACACCGCCGACGAGCTGATCCGGCAGTTGGTCCGCGCCGAGCCGGCGGGCCGGCCGCTCGTCGTCATCTCGTCGGACCGGGAGGTCGCGGACGGCGTGCGCCGGCATGGTGCGTACCCGATGGGCGCCGACTCGTTGCTGCGCCGGCTCGCGCGGTCCTGA
- a CDS encoding DEDD exonuclease domain-containing protein: MAQPAYVQGTLDTLLSADGSVDPAALSLRDTTFVVLDLETTGGAPDGGGITEIGAVKVRGGEELGVLGTLVNPGERLPPFITVLTGITEAMLAPAPPIEAVLPSLLEFLRGAVLVAHNAPYDVGFLKAACARHGHVWPQLRVLDTAALARRALTRDEVPNRKLGTLAQFFHARVQPTHRALDDAKATVDVLHGLIERLGSFKVHTLGDAIEFAKAVTPTQRRKRHLADDLPHVPGVYVFRAADDRPLYVGTSVDIATRVRSYFTASEKRARMSEMIAAATRVEAVECAHSLEAEVRELRLIASHAPPYNRRSKYPERVVWLKLTAEAYPRLSVVRQFTDDGAAYLGPFSSRRTAELAAAGVYDAVPLRQCTHKLSTRTTTPACALAELGRCAAPCEHRITPEAYTLSAALPFSTATQGDPEPLVEALMVRIEALSQRQRYEEAAVVRSRLVALLRATVRMQKLGALTRLGELVAARRNEAYGWEIIVVRHGRLAAAATSPPRLHPRPTLDLARATAETVLPGPGPVPAASAEESERILAWLERPDTRLVETSGDWVSPARGAARFTTLLSKAEAAASRRDSSIRSSVTDRSDDARSHRL, from the coding sequence GTGGCACAACCGGCATACGTCCAGGGCACTCTGGACACCCTCCTGAGCGCGGACGGCTCGGTCGATCCGGCGGCGCTGTCGCTGCGGGACACCACGTTCGTGGTCCTCGACCTCGAGACGACCGGCGGCGCGCCGGACGGCGGTGGCATCACCGAGATCGGCGCGGTCAAGGTGCGCGGCGGCGAGGAGCTCGGCGTGCTGGGCACCCTGGTCAACCCGGGCGAGCGTCTGCCGCCGTTCATCACCGTGCTGACCGGCATCACCGAGGCGATGCTGGCGCCCGCGCCGCCGATCGAGGCCGTCCTGCCGAGCCTGCTCGAGTTCCTCCGGGGCGCGGTGCTGGTCGCCCACAACGCGCCCTATGACGTGGGGTTCCTCAAGGCCGCCTGCGCGCGGCACGGGCACGTCTGGCCGCAGTTGCGCGTTCTGGACACCGCCGCCCTGGCCCGCCGGGCGCTGACCCGCGACGAGGTGCCCAACCGCAAGCTCGGCACGCTCGCCCAGTTCTTCCACGCCCGCGTGCAGCCCACCCACCGGGCGCTCGACGACGCCAAGGCCACCGTCGACGTCCTGCACGGGCTGATCGAGCGGCTGGGCAGTTTCAAGGTCCACACCCTCGGCGACGCGATCGAGTTCGCCAAGGCGGTCACCCCTACCCAACGGCGCAAACGCCACCTCGCCGACGACCTGCCGCACGTGCCGGGCGTCTACGTGTTCCGCGCCGCCGACGACCGCCCGCTTTACGTCGGCACCTCGGTCGACATCGCCACCCGGGTCCGCAGCTACTTCACGGCGAGCGAGAAGCGCGCCCGGATGTCCGAGATGATCGCCGCCGCCACCCGGGTGGAGGCCGTCGAGTGCGCACACTCGCTGGAGGCCGAGGTGCGCGAGCTGCGGCTCATCGCCTCGCACGCCCCGCCGTACAACCGCAGGTCGAAGTATCCGGAGCGGGTCGTCTGGCTCAAGCTCACCGCGGAGGCGTACCCCCGGCTGTCGGTGGTCCGCCAGTTCACCGACGACGGCGCCGCCTACCTGGGCCCGTTCTCGTCGCGGCGCACCGCCGAACTGGCCGCCGCCGGGGTCTACGACGCCGTGCCGCTGCGCCAGTGCACCCACAAGCTCTCCACCCGGACCACCACGCCGGCCTGCGCGCTGGCCGAGCTGGGCAGATGCGCGGCGCCCTGCGAGCACCGCATCACCCCCGAGGCGTACACCCTCAGCGCCGCACTGCCCTTCAGCACCGCGACCCAGGGCGACCCGGAGCCACTGGTGGAAGCCCTGATGGTCCGGATCGAGGCGCTGTCGCAGCGGCAGCGTTACGAGGAGGCGGCCGTCGTGCGGTCCCGCCTCGTCGCGCTGCTGCGAGCCACCGTGCGCATGCAGAAGCTGGGGGCGCTCACCCGGCTCGGCGAGCTGGTCGCGGCACGGCGCAACGAGGCGTACGGATGGGAGATCATCGTGGTCCGGCACGGCCGCCTGGCCGCCGCCGCGACGTCTCCCCCGCGGTTGCATCCCCGGCCGACCCTCGACCTGGCGCGGGCGACGGCCGAGACGGTCCTACCCGGACCGGGGCCGGTCCCGGCGGCCTCGGCCGAGGAGAGCGAGCGGATCTTGGCATGGCTGGAACGACCCGACACCCGGCTGGTGGAAACTTCCGGCGACTGGGTGTCACCCGCGCGTGGCGCAGCGCGCTTTACTACCCTGCTCAGCAAGGCTGAGGCCGCGGCGTCGAGAAGAGACTCGTCCATTCGCTCATCGGTAACTGACCGTTCGGACGACGCTCGCTCGCATAGGCTGTAA